From the Leucobacter denitrificans genome, one window contains:
- the gltX gene encoding glutamate--tRNA ligase, giving the protein MSISADPQFSTAEGSDVRVRFCPSPTGTPHVGMVRTALFNWAYARHTGGTFVFRIEDTDAARDSEESYGQILDSLRWLGLHWDEGIDVGGPHEPYRQSQRGEIYREIAEKLKAAGYLYESYSTSEEIDARNEANGRAKQLGYDNFDRDLTEEQRAAFRAEGREPALRFRVPDIDLSFDDLVRGPISFPAGSTIDFVVVRPNGAPLYTLTNPVDDALMGITHVLRGEDLLSSTPRQVALHRALVELGIETAIPRFGHLPYVMGEGNKKLSKRDPESNLLHHRERGFIPEGLLNYLSLLGWSISADRDVFSRDEMVAAFDVVDVNPNPARFDQKKADAINADHIRLLSEDDFYQRIMPYLVAGGALPIEATEAQRETVRAAVPLVQSRITVLSEVVPMLGFLFTSSDALVYEDDAMKSLKDDAPLVLATSVSALERLGEDEWITSKIQEELQAALIEGLGLKPRVAFGALRVAASGRRVSPPLFESFELLGRDETLARLNRLKNQLSGTDME; this is encoded by the coding sequence ATGTCTATTAGCGCTGATCCACAGTTTTCAACCGCAGAGGGGAGCGACGTTCGCGTACGCTTCTGCCCGTCGCCCACGGGCACGCCACACGTTGGGATGGTGCGCACCGCACTGTTCAACTGGGCGTATGCCCGGCATACGGGAGGCACGTTCGTCTTCCGCATCGAAGATACCGATGCGGCGCGTGACAGTGAAGAGAGCTACGGCCAGATTCTTGACTCCCTGAGGTGGCTCGGCCTCCACTGGGACGAAGGAATTGATGTCGGTGGGCCGCACGAGCCGTACCGCCAGTCGCAGCGCGGCGAGATTTATCGTGAGATCGCTGAGAAGCTCAAGGCCGCCGGCTACCTCTACGAGAGCTACTCGACGTCGGAAGAGATCGACGCGCGTAACGAGGCCAATGGGCGTGCGAAGCAGCTCGGTTACGACAACTTCGACCGCGACCTCACTGAGGAACAGCGTGCGGCGTTCCGCGCAGAGGGGCGCGAGCCCGCGCTTCGGTTCCGCGTTCCCGACATCGACCTGAGCTTCGACGACCTCGTGCGTGGGCCAATCAGTTTCCCTGCCGGTTCGACGATCGACTTTGTCGTGGTGCGCCCGAACGGTGCTCCGCTGTACACGCTCACGAACCCAGTCGACGATGCGCTTATGGGCATCACCCATGTGCTCCGCGGCGAAGACCTGTTGTCGTCGACACCCCGCCAGGTGGCGCTTCACCGCGCGCTCGTAGAGCTCGGCATTGAGACAGCGATTCCGCGCTTCGGCCACCTTCCCTACGTCATGGGCGAGGGCAACAAGAAGCTGTCGAAGCGCGACCCCGAGTCGAATCTGTTGCACCATCGCGAGCGCGGCTTCATTCCTGAGGGCCTGTTGAACTATCTGTCGCTGCTTGGGTGGTCAATTTCTGCGGATCGCGATGTGTTCTCCCGCGACGAGATGGTTGCGGCATTCGACGTCGTAGACGTCAACCCCAACCCTGCGCGCTTTGACCAGAAGAAGGCCGACGCGATCAACGCAGACCACATTCGGCTGCTCTCGGAAGACGATTTCTACCAGCGCATCATGCCGTACCTGGTTGCTGGCGGGGCGCTTCCGATCGAGGCAACTGAGGCGCAGCGCGAAACCGTGCGCGCCGCTGTTCCCCTCGTGCAGAGCCGCATCACCGTGCTTTCTGAGGTTGTGCCGATGCTCGGTTTCTTGTTTACGAGCTCTGACGCGCTCGTGTATGAAGACGACGCAATGAAGTCGCTCAAAGATGATGCGCCATTGGTGCTCGCAACGAGCGTCTCGGCACTTGAACGCCTCGGTGAAGACGAGTGGATCACGTCGAAGATTCAGGAAGAGCTGCAGGCGGCGCTCATCGAGGGCCTTGGCTTGAAGCCTCGCGTCGCCTTTGGCGCGCTGCGAGTGGCAGCATCGGGTCGCCGAGTGTCACCGCCTCTCTTTGAGTCGTTCGAGCTGCTCGGTCGCGATGAGACTCTCGCGCGACTGAACCGACTCAAGAATCAGCTTTCTGGTACCGACATGGAATGA
- a CDS encoding NAD(P)/FAD-dependent oxidoreductase, with translation MIETVASNPDAPYGVAILGGGPAGLSAGLQLVRANRRIAILDSNRPRHSATLQSHGFLTRDGASPLELRRLGREEFEEYPTARFAQSMVREVAPLTRDEALSVGFPDGIGFRVRATGIRGSADVELVARRVLLAAGLTEELPALPMIRAYYGTALHSCVECDGFEKTDKPLALIGETNDLFARALLISRFSSDLIVFTNGAETVRPDQEQQLASIGIRVERRIIDDIVGERADMTGVRLADGEIIPRVGGFVRPRWHAPVEFLGDLEITRDSWGLVVVDERGETSIRGVYAAGDIVPPGPQQLIIAAGNGARVAARLNMDMIRGALGVGQVDE, from the coding sequence GTGATCGAGACTGTAGCGAGCAACCCCGACGCGCCATATGGTGTCGCGATTCTTGGTGGGGGCCCCGCCGGACTTTCTGCGGGGCTGCAGCTCGTGCGTGCAAACCGACGCATCGCGATTCTCGATTCGAACCGGCCGAGGCACTCTGCCACTCTGCAGTCGCACGGGTTTCTGACGCGTGACGGTGCCTCTCCACTCGAGCTGAGACGACTTGGGCGCGAAGAGTTCGAGGAGTATCCGACGGCGCGCTTCGCTCAGTCGATGGTGCGAGAGGTCGCTCCGCTTACTCGCGACGAGGCACTCTCCGTCGGTTTTCCAGACGGTATTGGGTTCCGCGTTCGCGCGACCGGCATTCGTGGATCGGCTGATGTCGAACTCGTAGCTCGCAGAGTGCTGCTTGCGGCCGGTCTTACTGAGGAACTGCCGGCTCTTCCCATGATCCGCGCGTATTACGGCACCGCGCTGCACTCGTGCGTAGAGTGTGACGGATTTGAGAAGACGGACAAGCCGCTCGCGCTCATCGGCGAAACGAACGACCTGTTCGCGCGGGCGCTGCTCATCTCTCGATTTAGTTCTGATCTCATTGTCTTTACCAACGGGGCCGAAACGGTTCGGCCTGATCAGGAACAGCAGCTCGCATCAATCGGGATTCGTGTTGAGCGCCGAATCATCGACGACATCGTCGGTGAGCGCGCCGACATGACCGGGGTTCGGCTTGCCGACGGAGAGATCATTCCGCGTGTTGGCGGATTCGTTCGACCAAGATGGCATGCTCCGGTAGAGTTTCTCGGAGACTTAGAGATCACTAGGGACAGCTGGGGACTCGTCGTCGTGGATGAGCGCGGCGAAACCTCAATTCGGGGGGTCTACGCGGCGGGCGACATCGTACCGCCCGGCCCGCAGCAGCTCATCATCGCAGCGGGCAATGGCGCGCGGGTTGCTGCGCGGCTGAATATGGACATGATCCGGGGAGCCCTCGGGGTAGGACAAGTTGATGAGTAA
- a CDS encoding queuosine precursor transporter: MSNENVAAMKDNTSESTESGAGDERKYLTPGARSASAGSRYAVISAAFVGVLLISNVVAVKPIAFGAITFGSFSLPLVFDGGVFLFPLAYILGDVIAEVYGLKASRRAIFVAFALAAVASLTIFIVQVSPPAAGWENQEAFAAVLGFVPRIVAASLIAFLAGQLLNAWVLDRMRKQTKGRFLRSRLIGSTVAGQLVDTLLFCTIAFAGIITGIDFVMYVVLGYVVKVLAEVVLLPITTRVISAVRRAEERSAA; encoded by the coding sequence ATGAGTAACGAGAACGTTGCGGCAATGAAAGACAACACTTCAGAAAGTACCGAGTCGGGCGCCGGCGACGAACGCAAGTACCTTACTCCCGGTGCGAGGTCGGCATCTGCGGGTTCCCGCTATGCGGTAATCTCAGCGGCATTCGTCGGAGTGCTGCTCATTTCCAATGTTGTCGCAGTGAAGCCGATTGCCTTTGGTGCGATCACATTCGGGTCGTTCTCTCTGCCGCTCGTGTTCGACGGGGGAGTGTTCCTCTTCCCGCTCGCGTACATCCTCGGCGACGTTATTGCAGAGGTGTATGGCTTGAAAGCCTCGAGACGCGCGATTTTTGTTGCGTTCGCGCTGGCAGCGGTTGCGTCGCTCACAATTTTCATCGTTCAGGTTTCGCCGCCCGCCGCCGGATGGGAAAACCAAGAAGCCTTTGCTGCAGTGCTCGGGTTCGTACCTCGAATTGTCGCGGCAAGTCTAATCGCGTTTCTTGCGGGGCAGCTCCTCAACGCGTGGGTGCTTGATCGCATGCGCAAGCAGACTAAGGGTCGCTTCCTGCGTTCGCGCTTGATCGGCTCGACCGTAGCTGGTCAGTTGGTCGATACGCTTCTGTTTTGCACGATCGCGTTCGCAGGAATCATTACCGGCATCGACTTCGTGATGTATGTCGTGCTCGGTTACGTGGTGAAGGTGCTCGCTGAGGTCGTGCTCTTGCCGATTACGACGCGGGTTATTTCTGCGGTGCGCCGAGCTGAGGAGCGAAGCGCGGCGTAA
- the tgt gene encoding tRNA guanosine(34) transglycosylase Tgt, with protein MTADKSPSPADFSFDIEHRLESDGAHASDGRPLGRAGVIHTPHGDIQTPAFIPVGTKATVKAILPDTVKQFGGQAVLANAYHLFLQPGSDIVDEAGGFGKFMNWDGPTFTDSGGFQVMSLGVGFKKVISMSESAYADAEVIAKNKERLAHVDEDGVTFKSFLNGDMHRFTPEVSMQIQHQLGADIMFAFDECTTLLNTRAYQEDSVARTERWAVRCLDEHAKLTADRQHRPYQALFGVVQGAQYEDLRRQAARGLANLRGSEATEQEFDGFGLGGALEKSELGTIVGWMTEELPQSKPRHLLGISEPDDLFAAIAAGADTFDCVAPSRQARGGTMYSSSGRINAKAAPQRRRFEPLDPECDCYTCENYTAAYLHHLFKAKEMLGSTLATIHNERFIVRLVDRIRESIIDGTFAELREDVLSRQYGREFAKAAAAAVTPRFAPQLGAPQK; from the coding sequence CGACGGTGCTCACGCAAGTGACGGTCGCCCGCTCGGGCGGGCGGGCGTGATCCACACCCCACACGGAGATATTCAGACGCCCGCCTTCATTCCCGTAGGAACGAAGGCGACGGTGAAGGCGATTCTTCCCGATACCGTGAAGCAGTTCGGCGGTCAAGCTGTGCTCGCGAATGCGTATCACCTGTTTCTGCAGCCAGGCAGCGACATCGTTGACGAAGCCGGTGGGTTCGGCAAGTTCATGAATTGGGACGGGCCGACGTTCACCGACTCCGGCGGGTTTCAGGTGATGTCACTCGGTGTCGGGTTCAAGAAAGTGATCTCGATGTCGGAGAGTGCTTACGCCGACGCGGAGGTAATCGCGAAGAACAAAGAGCGGCTCGCGCACGTCGACGAAGACGGGGTGACCTTCAAGTCGTTCTTGAACGGCGACATGCACCGGTTTACCCCTGAGGTTTCGATGCAGATTCAGCACCAACTCGGCGCAGACATCATGTTCGCTTTCGACGAGTGCACGACCCTGCTCAACACTCGCGCATATCAAGAAGATTCGGTCGCGCGCACCGAGCGCTGGGCGGTTCGCTGCCTCGATGAGCATGCGAAGTTGACAGCGGATCGGCAGCACCGCCCCTACCAAGCCCTCTTCGGGGTCGTGCAGGGAGCACAATACGAAGACTTGCGCCGCCAAGCGGCACGGGGCCTCGCGAATCTTCGCGGCAGCGAAGCCACTGAACAGGAATTCGATGGCTTTGGCCTCGGCGGAGCGCTCGAGAAGAGTGAGCTCGGCACGATCGTCGGATGGATGACCGAAGAGTTGCCCCAGTCAAAGCCTCGGCACCTTCTCGGAATCTCAGAGCCGGACGACCTGTTTGCCGCAATCGCCGCGGGAGCCGACACCTTCGACTGCGTCGCGCCATCACGTCAGGCCCGCGGCGGCACGATGTACTCGAGCTCTGGTCGCATCAACGCAAAGGCAGCGCCCCAGAGGCGTCGCTTCGAACCCCTCGATCCAGAGTGCGACTGCTACACGTGCGAAAACTACACGGCGGCATACCTGCATCACCTGTTCAAGGCGAAAGAGATGCTCGGGTCTACGCTTGCGACGATCCACAACGAACGGTTTATCGTTCGACTCGTCGACCGTATTCGCGAGTCAATTATCGACGGTACATTTGCCGAATTGCGCGAGGATGTTCTCAGCCGTCAGTACGGCCGAGAGTTCGCCAAGGCAGCGGCAGCAGCAGTTACGCCGCGCTTCGCTCCTCAGCTCGGCGCACCGCAGAAATAA